The following proteins are encoded in a genomic region of Zea mays cultivar B73 chromosome 9, Zm-B73-REFERENCE-NAM-5.0, whole genome shotgun sequence:
- the LOC100285822 gene encoding P-protein, translating to MAYTSSLNLPKHLLLPSPRRTRHRPSSFVPTAAAKVNGDAPERPAPNGKARINGQGKKGVNGHADRIHLSVSTGGGGQDGSGLRVAFQGAPGAYSEFAAKTALPGCDTVPCRAFADALAAVERGGADRAILPVESTMEGTALRNYDLLLRHGLVVVQEINLFVHYCLLAMPGVRAAEVRRVISHPMALAHCGRALARLGVDREPVEDTAGAVEMLRSKRMLDTAAIASPRAADLYGLQVLAHGLQDESWNVTRFLLLSRPPSPVAVALGVDADAKTSMVVAHRGGSMVVVLKVLSAFSSRNINLTKLEVINNEGAGSGPGERPPVVILDTSARGAPTLRAFPHVLYVDCEGAAHDPRVREAIQEMERFAVFVRVLGCYAADSTVYDLQ from the coding sequence ATGGCCTACACCTCCTCCCTCAACCTCCCAAAGCACCTCCTCCTCCCCAGCCCCCGCCGGACAAGGCACAGGCCTTCCTCCTTCGTCCCCACCGCCGCGGCCAAGGTCAACGGTGACGCGCCCGAGAGGCCGGCGCCCAACGGCAAGGCACGCATCAACGGCCAGGGCAAGAAGGGAGTGAACGGGCATGCGGACCGGATCCACCTCTCGGTGAGCACGGGCGGCGGAGGCCAGGACGGCTCCGGCCTGCGCGTGGCGTTCCAGGGCGCGCCGGGCGCCTACAGCGAGTTCGCGGCCAAGACGGCGCTGCCCGGCTGCGACACGGTCCCGTGCCGCGCCTTCGCGGACGCGCTGGCTGCCGTGGAGCGCGGCGGCGCCGACCGCGCCATCCTCCCCGTGGAGTCCACCATGGAGGGGACGGCGCTGCGCAACTACGACCTGCTCCTGCGGCACGGCCTGGTGGTGGTGCAGGAGATCAACCTGTTCGTGCACTACTGCCTGCTGGCCATGCCCGGGGTGCGCGCCGCCGAGGTGCGGCGGGTGATCAGCCACCCCATGGCGCTGGCGCACTGCGGGCGCGCGCTGGCCCGCCTCGGGGTGGACCGCGAGCCCGTGGAGGACACGGCGGGCGCCGTGGAGATGCTGCGGTCCAAGCGGATGCTGGACACAGCCGCCATCGCCAGCCCGCGCGCCGCCGACCTGTACGGGCTCCAGGTCCTCGCGCACGGGCTCCAGGACGAGTCCTGGAACGTGACGCGATTCCTGCTCCTCTCCAGGCCGCCGTCGCCTGTGGCCGTGGCGCTGGGCGTGGACGCCGACGCCAAGACCAGCATGGTGGTCGCGCACCGGGGCGGCTCCATGGTGGTCGTGCTCAAGGTGCTCTCCGCCTTCTCCTCCCGCAACATCAACCTCACCAAGCTGGAGGTCATCAACAACGAAGGCGCTGGATCCGGACCAGGCGAGCGGCCGCCGGTGGTGATACTGGACACGAGCGCCCGGGGCGCACCCACGCTGCGCGCCTTCCCGCACGTCCTCTACGTGGACTGCGAGGGCGCCGCGCACGACCCGCGCGTCCGCGAGGCCATCCAGGAGATGGAGAGGTTCGCCGTCTTCGTGCGCGTGCTTGGATGCTACGCCGCCGACTCCACCGTCTACGATCTGCAGTGA